One stretch of Spirochaetaceae bacterium DNA includes these proteins:
- a CDS encoding DUF276 domain-containing protein (DUF276 is restricted to Borreliella and related spirochetes.), whose translation MIVSGEILRLMPNLTADKRQIIEEIFNKQEVNMGLTLSREQGEPLYAINEAVADSIVAQNNAVLASWLKMAELFRSMEAGAINYNNGTVVGLRAKMLSSSHILDFKQYVTKVTIETESGSQIVTKSVENVVYIDEDITDEEELQEIYLQIGNNFVNYADVGTFQEAVADDDEAITVTANANNGQEVDYSFSLAKPIEVELMVSYSVDAQEEIPFNLTEAIYNAVNDVISQTYTNNIGKNLNTQDFTSIMRKISGIGSLNISFTSDGAGGFANDGNSAVMQYTVGKQYFLHFNFDVSNINRG comes from the coding sequence GTGATAGTTAGCGGTGAAATATTAAGGCTAATGCCTAATTTAACGGCAGATAAACGGCAAATTATAGAAGAAATATTTAACAAGCAAGAGGTTAATATGGGCCTAACGCTTAGCCGTGAACAAGGAGAACCATTATATGCCATTAATGAGGCTGTGGCCGATAGCATAGTGGCGCAAAATAACGCTGTACTGGCTAGCTGGCTTAAAATGGCAGAACTTTTTAGGAGTATGGAGGCCGGAGCCATTAACTATAATAATGGTACTGTTGTTGGTCTGCGCGCTAAAATGCTAAGTTCCTCACATATATTAGATTTTAAGCAGTATGTTACCAAAGTTACTATAGAAACCGAAAGCGGCTCACAAATTGTTACTAAAAGCGTTGAAAACGTGGTTTATATCGATGAAGATATTACCGATGAAGAAGAATTACAAGAGATTTATCTGCAAATTGGCAATAATTTTGTAAACTATGCTGATGTGGGCACCTTCCAAGAGGCGGTGGCCGATGATGATGAGGCTATTACCGTAACTGCAAATGCTAACAATGGCCAAGAGGTAGACTATAGCTTTAGCCTTGCCAAACCCATAGAGGTAGAGCTCATGGTAAGTTATTCTGTAGACGCACAAGAAGAGATACCTTTTAACCTTACAGAGGCAATTTATAACGCCGTAAATGATGTTATAAGCCAAACTTACACTAACAATATTGGTAAAAACCTTAATACACAAGATTTTACAAGCATAATGCGTAAAATTAGCGGCATAGGCAGCTTAAACATTAGCTTTACTAGCGATGGAGCCGGCGGATTTGCTAACGATGGCAATAGCGCAGTTATGCAGTACACCGTAGGCAAGCAGTATTTTTTACACTTTAACTTTGATGTGAGCAATATTAATAGGGGTTGA
- a CDS encoding PBSX family phage terminase large subunit — MLSSLLKDLSVMANGIAKDILGDSSDNSATLLQDIAKLNVPPVFMPLYNSAYRYKVAYGGRGGAKSESFARLLLRISLERKVRVLCTRSVQKSIKDSVHKLLSDIIRQYELDSYFKVTNIGITSFNGSEFIFKGISGNQVNSLRSVTNINYCWIEEADTITTSEWQLLVPSIRAAGSEIWISFNPMHDDDIIYREFVLSKPDNALVIKVNYTDNPYLPEVLRVKAEQQRLADEDLYKHIWLGHTTDIIGDYAPFKNLATIDINYWPDYGTSAFIDPAFDGRDLVGLSILYRKRINDGTIEWLNHAADFDFNIEGKIEFLINYLLNFNVSKLYIEATGNSGLVARLFTDELERLGHYMHIVKVNATQSKVDKIMSNLLPIASQLYIDTSGSPNSIKGWRFRDRNGKPTDNDHAIDALASHVKAIMHYSQYDGIYDG; from the coding sequence ATGTTAAGTAGTTTACTTAAAGACTTAAGCGTTATGGCTAATGGTATAGCCAAAGACATTTTAGGCGATAGCAGTGATAACTCGGCCACCTTACTACAGGATATTGCTAAACTAAATGTGCCTCCTGTTTTTATGCCGCTCTATAACTCGGCCTATCGCTATAAAGTGGCTTATGGTGGGCGCGGCGGGGCTAAAAGCGAAAGTTTCGCGCGGTTGCTCTTGCGTATAAGCTTAGAAAGAAAAGTGCGTGTATTGTGCACCCGTAGCGTGCAAAAGAGTATCAAGGATAGTGTGCACAAGTTATTGAGCGATATAATTAGGCAATACGAGCTAGATAGCTATTTTAAAGTTACCAATATTGGCATAACTAGCTTTAATGGCAGCGAGTTTATCTTTAAAGGCATAAGCGGCAACCAAGTAAATAGTTTACGCAGTGTTACCAATATTAACTACTGCTGGATAGAAGAGGCCGATACCATTACAACCAGCGAGTGGCAGCTTTTAGTACCCAGCATAAGAGCTGCCGGCAGCGAAATTTGGATTAGCTTTAACCCCATGCACGATGATGATATTATTTACAGAGAATTTGTGCTAAGCAAACCCGATAATGCCTTAGTAATTAAGGTAAACTACACCGATAATCCCTATTTGCCCGAAGTTTTAAGGGTAAAGGCCGAGCAGCAGCGGCTAGCCGATGAAGATTTGTATAAACATATTTGGCTTGGCCATACTACTGATATTATTGGCGATTACGCGCCATTTAAAAACTTAGCCACTATCGATATTAACTACTGGCCAGATTACGGCACTTCGGCCTTTATTGACCCTGCCTTTGATGGCCGCGACCTTGTAGGATTAAGTATACTTTACCGCAAACGCATTAACGATGGTACTATTGAGTGGCTTAACCATGCCGCCGATTTTGATTTTAATATAGAGGGAAAGATAGAGTTCCTCATTAATTACCTGCTTAACTTTAATGTTAGCAAGCTTTATATAGAGGCTACCGGCAACAGTGGCCTTGTGGCAAGGCTTTTCACTGATGAGCTAGAGAGGCTCGGCCATTATATGCACATTGTTAAGGTTAATGCTACACAAAGTAAGGTAGATAAAATTATGAGCAATCTCTTACCTATTGCCAGCCAACTTTACATTGACACCTCCGGCAGCCCTAATAGTATTAAAGGTTGGCGCTTTCGCGACCGTAATGGTAAACCAACCGATAATGACCACGCTATAGACGCACTTGCCAGCCACGTTAAGGCCATTATGCACTATAGCCAGTATGACGGGATTTATGATGGGTAG
- a CDS encoding DUF1073 domain-containing protein: MGIINRILGEDGRITRAKRREEFASNLIGNRKAMLEAVTTASAMDTVSFCTHFPTARRAWLLPIKTALDSGITFDKDNAIAQQILTETDLIPLLNQLIDPINGNDNDIELIFNQDTGKFEQATFINSINNQQPSVKFNYKIYLAASTKRTIAQHDLLFDTIFSLGLISQQTFIEIEKDSDIMATKQIEKQLGDIAKEATNFGITFLKGAKAVNLGKDVKTYVDVLAEQRTKIASDVGIPQAVLFEQKDASSIFNGKTSNQMRFEHSIAQIQSSILMPFYRKAFKLVPQLSGRTFSIPQAFGRDKEHWQTFNVQLRSLMEEFRLELITKEEYHQAKLKLEQEVFIND; this comes from the coding sequence ATGGGTATTATTAATAGAATATTAGGCGAAGATGGCCGGATTACAAGAGCAAAAAGAAGAGAAGAATTTGCCAGCAACCTTATAGGTAACCGTAAGGCTATGCTAGAAGCCGTTACTACGGCTTCGGCAATGGATACGGTCAGTTTTTGCACTCATTTTCCTACCGCCCGCCGTGCGTGGTTACTGCCCATAAAGACTGCTCTTGATAGCGGCATAACCTTTGATAAAGATAACGCTATAGCCCAGCAAATACTTACCGAAACAGATTTAATACCCTTACTTAACCAGCTTATAGACCCTATAAATGGCAATGACAATGACATAGAGCTGATATTTAACCAAGATACCGGTAAGTTTGAGCAAGCTACTTTTATTAATAGCATTAACAACCAACAGCCTAGCGTTAAGTTTAATTATAAAATCTATTTAGCAGCCAGCACTAAGCGTACTATAGCGCAGCACGATTTACTCTTTGATACTATCTTTTCGTTAGGCCTTATTAGCCAGCAAACCTTTATTGAAATTGAAAAAGACTCAGATATTATGGCCACTAAGCAGATAGAAAAACAGCTTGGTGATATAGCAAAAGAGGCTACTAACTTTGGCATAACCTTCCTTAAGGGCGCTAAGGCAGTGAATTTAGGCAAAGATGTAAAAACTTATGTAGATGTACTTGCCGAGCAACGCACTAAAATAGCTAGCGATGTTGGCATACCGCAGGCTGTGCTCTTTGAGCAAAAAGATGCTAGCAGCATTTTTAACGGTAAAACCAGCAACCAAATGCGCTTTGAGCACTCTATTGCGCAAATTCAAAGTAGTATTTTAATGCCATTTTACCGCAAAGCCTTTAAGTTAGTGCCGCAGCTTAGTGGTCGTACCTTTAGTATTCCGCAAGCCTTTGGCCGCGATAAAGAGCACTGGCAAACCTTTAATGTACAACTTCGTTCACTAATGGAAGAGTTTAGGTTAGAACTCATTACCAAAGAAGAGTACCACCAAGCTAAATTAAAACTAGAACAAGAGGTATTTATAAATGATTAA
- a CDS encoding Ig-like domain-containing protein, which translates to MRQAVFAEQQGAGFIHINQAGGTTTYSNFSGQPEQIPVRTRAGLGLASNGRFVGVCTQNAANKNEVALCGTNVVINVVLEDNTPVLPNDMLAINENGEFSPTDDVQLAVAVATGSSFASQRYDMASDSMVNEFVVAARLTVSVSNSATNPPDLTGITISGSSSNMTTGQTRQLSAAPIPSGASLGSLAWASSDDTVATIDNNGLITATAESGTVTFTATSGSITSNGITINVNVASVPVTPPQQSSEEIAPMGTNLDLDIDTEDKDWAKATREERMARARELGLTVAGNISNDNLIKAIIEAEAKAKEEAK; encoded by the coding sequence ATGAGACAGGCAGTATTTGCAGAACAGCAAGGGGCTGGCTTTATCCACATTAATCAAGCAGGCGGCACTACTACCTATAGTAATTTTAGTGGCCAGCCGGAGCAAATACCGGTACGCACACGCGCCGGATTAGGATTAGCCAGTAATGGCCGCTTTGTAGGTGTTTGTACCCAAAATGCCGCTAACAAAAATGAGGTAGCCCTTTGCGGTACCAATGTGGTTATTAATGTGGTGCTGGAAGATAACACGCCAGTGTTGCCAAACGATATGCTGGCCATTAATGAAAATGGCGAGTTTAGCCCTACTGACGATGTACAGCTGGCCGTTGCTGTAGCAACTGGTAGTAGCTTTGCCAGCCAACGTTATGATATGGCGAGCGATAGCATGGTTAATGAGTTTGTGGTGGCTGCCCGGCTAACTGTTAGCGTTAGCAATAGTGCTACTAACCCGCCCGATTTAACCGGCATTACCATTAGCGGCAGTAGTTCTAATATGACCACTGGCCAAACAAGGCAGCTTAGCGCTGCACCTATCCCTAGCGGAGCCAGCTTAGGTTCTTTAGCTTGGGCTAGCAGCGATGATACCGTTGCTACTATTGATAATAACGGCCTTATTACCGCCACCGCCGAAAGCGGCACGGTAACTTTTACCGCTACTAGTGGCAGTATAACCAGCAACGGCATTACCATTAATGTTAATGTGGCCAGCGTGCCAGTAACTCCGCCGCAACAAAGCAGCGAAGAAATTGCTCCGATGGGCACAAACTTAGATTTAGATATTGATACAGAAGATAAAGATTGGGCTAAGGCCACCCGCGAAGAGCGCATGGCAAGGGCCAGAGAGCTTGGTCTTACGGTAGCAGGTAATATTAGCAATGATAATCTTATAAAGGCTATCATTGAGGCAGAGGCTAAAGCTAAAGAGGAGGCTAAATAA